In Paralcaligenes sp. KSB-10, the following are encoded in one genomic region:
- the selD gene encoding selenide, water dikinase SelD, protein MTTTSIPPRLTELSHGGGCGCKIAPGVLADLLKNMPALRGFPDLLVGTESSDDAAVYRLNDEQAIVATTDFFMPIVDDPYDFGRIAAANALSDIYAMGGKPILALALVGMPINVLPHDTIARILEGGSAICASAGIPIAGGHSIDSVEPIYGLAALGLVHPQRIVRNTGARPGDVLVLGKPLGVGVLSAALKKNLLGKAGYEAMIAATTQLNRPGTPLAALPDVHAMTDVTGFGLLGHLLELCRGAGLTAHIRYADLPWLDGVREFVDAGIYTGASGRNWASYGSDVELDKSLPATARTLLADPQTSGGLLVSCTPSAVNHVLDIFHNDGFERATVIGSMAAGEPRIVAA, encoded by the coding sequence ATGACCACGACCTCTATTCCCCCCCGCCTGACCGAACTGTCTCACGGAGGCGGCTGCGGCTGCAAGATTGCGCCGGGCGTACTGGCCGACTTGCTCAAGAACATGCCGGCCCTGCGGGGATTTCCCGATTTGCTGGTAGGCACGGAAAGCTCGGACGACGCGGCGGTGTATCGTCTCAATGACGAGCAGGCTATCGTGGCAACGACCGATTTTTTCATGCCCATCGTCGACGATCCTTATGATTTCGGCCGGATTGCCGCCGCCAACGCACTCTCGGACATCTATGCCATGGGCGGCAAACCCATACTTGCATTGGCCCTGGTGGGCATGCCCATCAATGTACTGCCTCACGACACGATAGCCCGCATACTGGAAGGCGGTTCGGCAATCTGCGCCAGTGCGGGCATTCCGATAGCCGGCGGGCATTCGATAGATTCGGTCGAACCGATATACGGGCTGGCCGCGCTCGGCCTGGTGCACCCGCAACGGATCGTCCGCAATACCGGCGCTCGTCCGGGCGACGTGCTGGTACTTGGCAAACCCCTGGGTGTAGGCGTACTGTCGGCGGCACTGAAGAAAAATCTTCTCGGCAAGGCCGGCTACGAAGCCATGATTGCCGCCACCACACAATTGAACCGGCCCGGCACGCCGCTTGCCGCCCTGCCCGATGTGCATGCCATGACGGACGTCACCGGCTTCGGGCTGCTGGGCCACTTGCTGGAGCTGTGCCGCGGCGCAGGCTTGACGGCACACATTCGCTATGCCGACCTGCCCTGGCTCGATGGCGTGCGTGAGTTTGTCGATGCCGGTATATATACCGGCGCGTCAGGCCGCAATTGGGCATCCTACGGCAGCGACGTCGAACTGGACAAGAGCCTGCCGGCCACTGCCCGCACCTTGCTGGCCGACCCCCAAACTTCGGGAGGCTTGCTGGTTTCGTGCACGCCTTCGGCCGTGAACCACGTGCTGGATATATTCCACAACGACGGTTTTGAACGTGCGACCGTGATCGGCTCAATGGCCGCAGGCGAGCCTCGGATCGTTGCCGCATGA
- a CDS encoding GNAT family N-acetyltransferase, whose protein sequence is MSDTIHVRPVLASDFPAWSELWDGYNAFYGRAGPTALAAHVSRMTWSRFFDAYEPMHALVAECNGSLLGLVHYLFHRNTITIEPTCYLQDLFTAEGARGKGIGRALINAVYDRAKAAGSTRVYWQTHETNARAMKLYDALAEKPGFVIYRKAL, encoded by the coding sequence ATGTCAGACACGATTCATGTCCGGCCCGTCCTCGCATCCGATTTCCCCGCCTGGTCGGAACTCTGGGACGGCTATAACGCATTCTACGGACGCGCCGGCCCCACCGCTCTGGCCGCGCATGTCAGCCGAATGACCTGGTCGCGCTTTTTCGACGCCTACGAGCCCATGCACGCACTGGTCGCGGAATGCAACGGCTCGCTGCTTGGCCTGGTTCATTATCTGTTCCATCGAAATACGATCACAATAGAACCAACGTGCTATCTGCAGGATTTATTCACGGCCGAAGGCGCGCGAGGCAAAGGAATCGGGCGAGCATTGATCAACGCGGTCTACGATCGCGCAAAAGCGGCGGGATCGACGCGCGTGTACTGGCAGACGCACGAAACCAATGCAAGGGCAATGAAGCTGTATGATGCGCTTGCCGAAAAACCCGGATTCGTTATATACCGGAAAGCGCTATAA
- a CDS encoding DUF3579 domain-containing protein, producing the protein MTAIVQQFIIHGITLTGQSFRPSDWAERLAGVLSQFRPAGCAGGHLTYSPYALPTLIDGVRCVVVDLRLRELEPLAWKFACEFAQDNQLQTSEKQIQEPPSAQ; encoded by the coding sequence ATGACAGCTATTGTGCAACAATTCATTATTCACGGCATTACTCTGACTGGTCAATCTTTTCGTCCCAGCGACTGGGCCGAACGCTTGGCCGGCGTGTTGTCGCAGTTTCGCCCGGCCGGCTGCGCGGGGGGGCACCTGACTTATTCGCCCTACGCCTTGCCGACATTGATCGACGGCGTGCGCTGTGTGGTGGTCGATCTGCGCCTGCGCGAACTCGAGCCCCTGGCGTGGAAATTCGCCTGCGAATTTGCGCAGGATAACCAGTTGCAGACCAGCGAAAAACAGATCCAGGAGCCTCCTTCGGCGCAATAG
- a CDS encoding haloacid dehalogenase type II: MVGIESVKALVFDTFGTVVDWRASIAREMAEFGAAKGIQADWLAFADAWRAGYVPAMDGVRSGRRVWANIDVLHRERLNELLGDFGLSGLSETEIQHVNKVWHRLNPWPDSVPGLTRLKRRYIISTFSNGSVACLVGMAKHGEIPWDAVFSADVVRHFKPDPEIYLGVQAFFDLRPHEVMLVAAHNNDLRHGRLHGMRTAYINRPTEYGPDQKKDLNAEEDWDLAVGGIDQLADILLAGGH; the protein is encoded by the coding sequence ATGGTGGGTATTGAATCAGTCAAGGCATTGGTTTTCGATACATTTGGCACGGTAGTGGATTGGCGCGCATCCATTGCCCGCGAAATGGCCGAATTCGGTGCGGCGAAGGGTATCCAGGCCGATTGGCTGGCCTTTGCCGACGCCTGGCGCGCGGGGTATGTGCCGGCCATGGATGGTGTGCGCAGCGGCAGGCGGGTTTGGGCAAATATCGATGTCCTGCACCGTGAGCGCTTGAATGAATTGCTTGGAGATTTTGGGCTTTCGGGCCTGTCCGAAACCGAAATACAGCATGTAAATAAAGTATGGCATCGGTTGAACCCCTGGCCGGACAGCGTGCCGGGGCTTACGCGCCTGAAGCGGCGTTATATTATCTCCACTTTTTCCAACGGCAGCGTTGCATGCCTGGTCGGTATGGCCAAACATGGCGAAATCCCCTGGGATGCCGTTTTTTCCGCCGATGTGGTGCGGCATTTCAAGCCTGATCCTGAAATCTATCTGGGCGTGCAAGCCTTTTTCGACCTGCGGCCGCACGAAGTCATGCTTGTGGCGGCCCATAACAACGACCTGCGGCATGGCCGCCTGCACGGCATGCGTACCGCCTACATCAACCGGCCAACGGAATATGGCCCGGATCAGAAAAAAGATCTGAATGCCGAAGAGGACTGGGACCTAGCCGTGGGCGGCATAGACCAGCTTGCGGATATATTGCTGGCAGGCGGCCATTGA
- the mnmH gene encoding tRNA 2-selenouridine(34) synthase MnmH: MKTLLAPLSRLADFDEIVDVRTPLEYADDHIPGAINAPVLSNEERVVIGTMYRQVSPFEATRLGAALVAKNIGHHLETLFADKPRQWRPLIYCWRGGKRSGSMTTWFNMIGWQARQLEGGYKTYRRWVLDSLESLPARFQYRVLTGHTGTGKTRLLQALGQAGEQVLDLEHLSRHRGSLLGALPGHKQPSQKRFESDLTSALSHFDPARPVFVEAESSRIGVISVPRPLLDAIHRGACIEVEASIEDRITFLLQDYSHLFDEPEHFKQLLDRLAGLHSKQTIQHWHQLIDSGARAQLFGELVEQHYDPAYARSSHAHFQEISRALPFIFRPNGVDGLPQARLLLQQITAAHAGDTPCAPADAACGKLTP; the protein is encoded by the coding sequence TTGAAAACCCTGCTCGCCCCGCTGTCCCGGCTCGCCGATTTCGACGAAATCGTCGATGTCCGGACACCGCTGGAATATGCCGACGACCACATACCCGGCGCAATCAACGCGCCGGTATTGAGCAACGAGGAGCGGGTCGTCATCGGCACCATGTACCGGCAGGTGTCGCCCTTCGAAGCCACGCGGCTGGGCGCCGCCCTGGTCGCCAAAAATATAGGCCACCATCTGGAAACGCTGTTTGCCGACAAACCGCGCCAGTGGCGTCCGCTGATCTACTGCTGGCGCGGCGGCAAGCGTTCCGGTTCCATGACGACCTGGTTCAACATGATAGGCTGGCAGGCACGGCAACTCGAAGGTGGCTATAAAACCTATCGCCGCTGGGTCCTCGATTCGCTGGAAAGCCTGCCGGCCCGCTTTCAGTACCGCGTCCTTACAGGACACACCGGCACGGGCAAGACCCGCTTGCTGCAAGCGCTGGGTCAGGCAGGCGAACAAGTGCTGGATCTGGAGCATCTGTCTCGCCATCGCGGCTCGCTGCTGGGCGCGCTGCCAGGCCACAAGCAGCCATCGCAAAAACGTTTCGAGTCGGATTTGACATCCGCCCTCAGTCATTTCGACCCCGCACGGCCGGTATTCGTGGAAGCGGAAAGCTCCCGTATCGGCGTAATCAGCGTGCCCCGGCCGCTGCTCGACGCCATCCATCGCGGCGCCTGCATCGAAGTTGAAGCATCCATTGAAGACCGCATCACCTTCCTGCTGCAGGACTACTCGCATCTGTTCGACGAGCCGGAACACTTCAAACAACTGCTGGACCGGCTTGCCGGCCTGCACAGCAAGCAGACTATCCAGCACTGGCATCAGTTGATCGACAGCGGCGCCCGTGCGCAATTGTTCGGCGAACTGGTGGAACAGCACTACGACCCCGCTTATGCGCGCAGCAGCCATGCGCATTTTCAGGAAATCAGCCGCGCGCTGCCTTTCATCTTCAGGCCCAATGGAGTCGACGGCCTGCCACAGGCCCGGCTGCTACTTCAACAAATTACGGCAGCCCACGCGGGCGATACGCCTTGCGCGCCCGCGGATGCTGCATGCGGAAAGCTCACACCATGA
- a CDS encoding LysE family translocator, protein MILETWLALAATSAVLLFIPGPTVLLMVSYALGQGWRPVLPLVAGILLGDVTAMTLSLLGVGALLAASATLFTVLKWTGAAYLAWLGLKLWKASGTLEARPCTEASSSARMFGHGWIVTALNPKSVTFFIAFLPQFFDHRSAFLPQLLITEATFLTLAFCSLITYTFIATRARRFMHNAKTISAINKTSGTLLIAAAVASATLQTTART, encoded by the coding sequence ATGATTCTGGAAACCTGGCTGGCACTGGCGGCCACCTCCGCCGTCCTGCTCTTTATCCCGGGGCCCACCGTACTGCTGATGGTTTCGTACGCGCTCGGCCAGGGATGGCGGCCAGTGCTGCCTCTGGTTGCGGGCATCCTGCTGGGCGACGTAACCGCCATGACCTTGTCGCTGCTTGGCGTGGGAGCCTTGCTCGCGGCCTCCGCGACTCTGTTCACCGTTCTGAAATGGACCGGTGCCGCATACCTGGCCTGGCTGGGACTCAAACTCTGGAAGGCCAGCGGCACACTCGAGGCCCGGCCCTGCACCGAAGCAAGCTCTAGCGCCAGAATGTTCGGCCACGGATGGATAGTAACGGCACTGAACCCGAAGTCCGTCACTTTCTTCATCGCCTTCCTGCCCCAGTTTTTCGACCACCGCAGCGCCTTTCTGCCACAACTGCTGATCACCGAAGCGACATTCCTGACACTGGCCTTCTGCTCGTTGATCACCTACACATTCATCGCCACGCGCGCGCGCCGCTTCATGCACAACGCCAAAACGATCAGCGCCATCAACAAAACCAGCGGAACCCTGCTTATCGCCGCCGCCGTTGCAAGCGCCACATTGCAAACTACCGCCCGGACCTGA
- the argF gene encoding ornithine carbamoyltransferase, whose product MSFVTPQTGPLRHFLQFRDLSKDEIHYVLNRARLIKDKFKRYEPHHTLHDRNLAMVFEKASTRTRVSFEAGMYQLGGSVIHLTTGDSQLGRAEPIEDTARVISRMVDLIMIRTFEQTRIERFASHSRVPVINGLTNEYHPCQILADIFTFIEHQGSIENKVVAWIGDANNMAYTWLQAAEILGFRLHVSAPSGYRLDPERIGQPSDAILREFNDPMEACRGAHLVTTDVWTSMGYENENEERRLAFADWCVDADMMSQADPQAVFMHCLPAHRGEEVTGDVIDGPQSVVWDEAENRLHVQKALMEFLLRGQVAQA is encoded by the coding sequence ATGTCTTTCGTTACACCACAAACAGGTCCTCTCAGACATTTTCTGCAATTTCGCGATCTTTCCAAAGATGAAATTCACTACGTGCTGAATCGCGCCCGCCTCATCAAAGACAAATTCAAACGATACGAGCCGCACCATACTCTGCACGACCGGAATCTGGCCATGGTGTTTGAAAAGGCCAGCACCCGCACGCGCGTCTCCTTCGAAGCCGGCATGTACCAACTGGGAGGCTCAGTCATACACCTGACCACCGGCGACTCGCAACTAGGGCGCGCCGAGCCTATCGAGGACACCGCAAGGGTTATTTCACGCATGGTCGATCTGATCATGATCCGCACCTTCGAACAAACCCGCATCGAACGCTTTGCATCTCATTCCCGCGTGCCTGTCATCAACGGCCTGACCAACGAATACCATCCCTGCCAGATCCTGGCCGATATTTTTACCTTTATCGAACACCAGGGCTCGATCGAAAACAAGGTCGTGGCCTGGATCGGCGACGCCAACAATATGGCCTACACGTGGCTGCAGGCCGCCGAAATACTCGGCTTTCGCCTGCATGTCTCGGCCCCCAGCGGCTATCGGCTGGATCCCGAACGCATAGGGCAGCCATCCGATGCCATACTGCGTGAATTCAACGACCCTATGGAAGCCTGCCGTGGCGCGCACTTGGTCACCACCGACGTGTGGACCAGCATGGGCTACGAAAACGAGAACGAAGAACGCCGCCTCGCCTTCGCCGACTGGTGTGTCGATGCCGACATGATGTCCCAGGCCGACCCGCAAGCCGTCTTCATGCACTGCCTGCCGGCCCACCGCGGCGAAGAAGTAACGGGCGACGTCATCGACGGGCCTCAAAGCGTGGTTTGGGACGAAGCCGAAAACCGCTTGCATGTGCAAAAAGCCCTGATGGAATTTTTACTTCGCGGCCAGGTGGCGCAAGCATGA
- a CDS encoding glutathione S-transferase family protein, with protein MYQLYYHPGNASLAPHVVLEEIGAPYELLFVDRANNQHKSPEYLKLNPSGRIPVLIDGDLVLYETAAICLHLADHHPQAKLMPPPGSAQRSECYKWLMYLATTLQAELISYFYPERLIDDAAGAAQVKQHAETRVGQMLDIIEAELASQNRDYLAGNNYSLADIYLMMLCRWTRGMSHPAVKRPRLGEYLERIAARPSVRRTFADEGIKAPFFAVSN; from the coding sequence ATGTATCAGCTTTATTACCATCCGGGAAACGCCAGCCTGGCGCCCCATGTAGTGCTTGAAGAAATCGGTGCTCCCTACGAGCTGCTGTTTGTCGACCGTGCCAACAATCAGCACAAAAGCCCGGAATACCTGAAGCTCAACCCAAGCGGGCGCATCCCTGTGCTGATCGATGGCGATTTGGTGCTTTACGAGACGGCCGCCATTTGTTTGCACCTGGCCGACCATCACCCGCAGGCAAAACTGATGCCGCCGCCCGGCAGCGCGCAGCGCTCGGAATGTTATAAGTGGCTGATGTATCTCGCCACCACCCTGCAGGCCGAATTGATCAGCTATTTCTATCCGGAGCGGCTGATCGATGATGCGGCGGGCGCAGCCCAGGTCAAGCAGCATGCCGAAACCAGGGTCGGCCAAATGCTGGACATCATCGAGGCCGAACTGGCCTCGCAAAATCGCGACTATCTCGCCGGAAACAATTACAGCCTAGCGGATATTTACCTCATGATGCTCTGCCGCTGGACCAGGGGAATGTCCCATCCGGCAGTCAAGCGCCCTCGCCTGGGCGAATACCTGGAACGGATTGCGGCCAGGCCGTCAGTCCGGCGTACGTTCGCCGACGAAGGCATCAAAGCCCCCTTCTTTGCAGTTTCAAATTGA